A stretch of Comamonadaceae bacterium M7527 DNA encodes these proteins:
- a CDS encoding ABC transporter ATP-binding protein, translating into MSFSHVSFAYSEDASARRILDGVDIDIPQGKVTALMGASGCGKTTLLRLISGQYRALGGSVKVLGQDVAQLSHKQLYAARRQMGMLFQFGALFTDMSVFDNVAFPLREHTRLPEVMVRDIVLMKLNAVGLRGARDLMPAEISGGMARRVALARAIALDPALMMFDEPFAGLDPISLGTAAKLIRELNDALGMTSIVVSHDVEETFGIAHHVVILANGKVAVQGTPQAVRQCADPLVQQFIGGRADGPVRFHYPAPGVQADLLGAS; encoded by the coding sequence ATCAGTTTCAGCCATGTCAGCTTCGCCTACAGCGAAGACGCGTCTGCACGCCGCATTTTGGATGGTGTTGACATAGACATACCCCAGGGCAAAGTCACCGCGCTCATGGGCGCATCAGGCTGCGGCAAAACCACGCTGCTGCGCCTCATCAGCGGCCAGTATCGGGCGTTGGGGGGTAGCGTCAAAGTGTTGGGCCAGGATGTGGCCCAACTCAGCCACAAGCAGCTGTACGCTGCACGCAGGCAAATGGGCATGTTGTTCCAGTTTGGTGCTTTGTTCACAGACATGTCTGTGTTTGACAACGTGGCGTTTCCGCTGCGCGAGCACACCAGGTTACCCGAGGTAATGGTGCGCGACATTGTGCTGATGAAGCTCAACGCCGTTGGTTTGCGCGGTGCGCGCGATTTGATGCCCGCTGAAATTTCTGGCGGCATGGCCAGGCGTGTGGCGCTGGCCAGGGCCATCGCACTGGACCCGGCGTTGATGATGTTCGACGAGCCCTTTGCCGGGCTGGACCCTATTTCTCTGGGAACAGCGGCCAAGCTCATACGCGAGCTCAATGACGCGCTGGGCATGACGTCTATTGTGGTGTCTCACGATGTAGAGGAAACCTTTGGCATTGCTCACCACGTGGTGATATTGGCCAACGGCAAAGTTGCGGTGCAAGGCACGCCGCAAGCGGTGCGCCAATGTGCCGACCCGCTGGTGCAGCAGTTTATTGGTGGCAGGGCTGATGGCCCTGTGCGCTTTCACTACCCCGCACCGGGCGTGCAAGCAGACCTGCTGGGAGCGTCATGA